The genomic stretch GCGCCCACCCCGACGTGATCACCGTCGCCCCCGGCGATACCCTCTGCCGCCCGCGCGAGGGCGAGTCGCACCCCGCCCACCCCGACTCCGCCGATATCCGCATCTGCCAGGTCCGCGGCATCACCGAGCTCGTCGCCCGCTACCCCTTCGAAGCCCGCACCCGCGTCATCATCATCGACCCGGCCGACCGCCTCGCCCTCTACGCCGCGCCGGCCCTCCTCAAGACGCTCGAAGAGCCGCCCGGCCACACCGTCTTCGTCCTGGTCACCGCCGCGCCCGACCGCCTCCTCGAGACAATCATCTCCCGCTGCCGCCGGATCGATGTCCGGCCCGTCGCCCGCGCCGAGATCGAAGCCGGTCTCCTCGCTCGGGGCGTCGACCCGCGCATCGCCGCCGAGGCCGCTGCCGCCGCCCGCGGGCGCCCCGGCCGCGCCCTCGCCTTCGTCGCCGACCCCGACCTCATGGGCCAGCGCAGCCGCATCCTCGAGCGGTGCGCCCAGCTCGCCGCCGCCGGCATCCCCGCGCGCTTCGACTACGCCCGCACCCTCGCCGAGCGCTGGCGCGGCGACCAGGCCGCCGTCCGCTTCGAGCTCGAGTGCTGGGAGGCATTCTGGGAGGAGCGGCTCCGCCGCGCCGCTGCTTCCGGCGCCCGCGAGGAGCTCGCCGGCCCGCTCGAAGCCCTCCGCGCCGTCGCCGCCGCCCGCGAGCACCTCCTCGCCAACGTCCAGGCCCGGCCCGCCTTCGACCTTATGCTCCTCCGCTTCCCCCGCGTTACACTGGAACCCAGCACCGAGGAAGAACTCCCGGCCCATGCCTGAACGACCCCCGCGCGTCGCCGGCGTGCGCTTTCGAAACGCCGGCAAGATCTTCTATTTCCACGCGGCCGGCCTTCGTCTCGAACCGGGCGAATACGTCGTCGTCGAAACCGTCCGCGGGCCCGAAATCGCCCGCGTCGTCATCGCGCCCGACCAGGTCGTCGTCGATGAGCTCCCCCGCGACGAGCTCAAGCCGATCCTCCGCCTGGCCACCGAAGCCGATATCCGCCGGGCCGATGAACTCCACCGGAGGGCTCAGGAACTCCTCCCCGAGGCGCGCCGCCTCGGCGGGGAGACCGGGTTTCCCGCCCGCATCGACGCCGCCTCCTTCACCCTCGACGGGAAACGGCTGACCTTCTCCTTCACCAGCGAAGAGCGGCTCGATTACCGCGAATTCGTCCGCCGCGCCAGCCAGCAGTTCAACGCCCGCGTCGAAATGCACCAGATGGGCGCCCGCGACCGCGCCCGCCTCGCCGGCGGCTACGGCATCTGCGGCCGCGAACTCTGCTGCGCCAGCTGGCTCGAAACCTTCCCCTCCATCTCCATCCGCATGGCCAAGGACCAGGAGCTTCCGCTCAACCCCCAGAAGATCAGCGGCCTCTGCGGGCGCCTCCTCTGCTGCCTCAGCTACGAAGACGAGGGCTACCGCGAGATGCGGAAGTCGCTCCCGAAGGTCGGCCAGCGCTGCAGCACCCCAACCGGCGAGGGCAAAGTCGTCGCCATCAACATCCTCAAGCGGCAGGTCACCCTCCTCGTCGACGGCCAGCGCATCGAAGTCGGCGACCGCGACCTCGGCACCGTCGTCCGGTGGGACCCCTCCAGCAAGAGCGCGCCGCCCCCGCCCAGCATCGCGCGAGAGGAGGCGATCGCCCTCGGCCTCATCGAGCCCGACGCCGAAGACCTCGCCGAAACCCCGGCCGAGGAGCTCGAAACCGCCTTCGAACCCGGGCCCGGGCGCGGCCGGCTGCCCGGCGGCGGCCCTCGCCGCATCGTCCCGGCCCGCCCTGCGAAGGCCGAGCCTGCCGCTCCGCCGCCCGCGCAGGCGCCGCCGGCTGCTTCCCGTCCCCGCCGTCCGCGGGGGAGTGCCGAATCAGCCCAGCAGCCCGGCGCCGCCAGGCCGGCTCAGCCGGCGGCCGGACCGCAGCCCCCGGCGGGCCGCCTCTTCCGCCGCGCCGGCAGCGGCCAACAGCAGCCCCCGCCGCCCGGGGAGCCGCCGGCGCACGCAGAGGGGACCTCAGCCGGGGCATCCCGCCGGCGCCGGCGCCGCCGCGGACGGGGCGGCGGCCAGCAGCCGGCCCCCGGCGAGGACTGACCCGGGCTCCCCCTACTCGAGCGCCGCGAGCGCCGCCGCGAGCTTCTCCCGAGCCTGCTTCGCGACCTCCGCCACCTCGGCGTCCTGGACGATGCTCATCGCGGCCACCGGGTCCATCGCCTCCACGACGATGCCGCGGCCCGTATCCCGCACCACCACGTTGCAGGGCAGCAGCATGCCGACCTCCGGGTTCGCGCTCAGCGCCCGGTGCGCCAGCGGCGGATTGCACGCTCCGAGGATGAGGTAGGGAGGCATCTCCGCCCCGAGCTTCGCCTTCAGCGTTGCCTGCACATCGATCTCGGTAAGCACCCCGAAGCCCTGCGCCTTCAGCGCCTCGCGGACCGCCTCCACCGCCTGGTGGAACGGCAGCCCCGTCTCCCGGCGCAGGCCAAACGTCAGCTGTTCGATCGTTGCGGTCATGGCAATCACCTCCTCCTCCCACCGTAGCAGAAACCGGCCCCTCCCCGGTGAAGCGGAAACCCCACCCCCGCCGGCGTCCCTGCCCCAGGGAGGAGGGAGCCGCACCCCCGCTGCCACCCGTCCCCGAGGGAGGAGGGAGCGCCGCCCCGCCGTTTCTCCCCGCCCAAGGGAGGAGCCTGGAGCTTGCCCCACCCCCGGCCGCCCCACCCCAGCCTGGAGCCTCGAGGTTGGAGCCTGACAGGACAAACGCGCCGACCACACCCGCTCCCTCCTCCCCCGGGGCGGTGCAGGGGTGGCCGGGGCGGGGCTCCCTCCTCCCTCCTCCCTCCCGTATCATGCGCCTACCTTTCGACACCGGAGTTTCAACGCACGTGGAGACCTCACCCCGCAGCGCCGGCTTCTCCCCGGCCCGCCTCGACCGCATCACCGCCCACCTCGAACGCCACTACATCGAGCCCGGCAAAATCGCCGGCTGCCAGCTCCTCGTCGCACGCCATGGCATCCCCGCCTACTTCCGCTCATTCGGCTTCATGGACCGCGAGCGCCGGCGCCCCATGCGCGACGACACCATCTTTCGCATCTACTCCATGACCAAGCCGATCACCTCCGTCGCCCTCATGCAGCTCTTCGAAGAAGCGCGCTTCATGCTGAACGACCCCGTCGCGCGCTACCTCCCCTCGTGGGAGCACCAGCGCGTCTGGGTCAGCGGCGACGGCGACGAGATGGAAACGAAGGCGCCGAACCGTCCCGTCTCGTTCAGGCACGTGCTCAGCCACACCGCCGGCCTCACCTACGGCGCCACCAACCACCCCGTCGATAAGGCCTACCGCCGGCTCGGCATCCAGCGCGGCCCCGGCGAAACCCTCGATACCTTCGTCGAAAAGCTCGGCCGGGCGCCCCTTCGCTATGAACCCGGGGAACGGTGGATGTACTCCTTCGCAACCGACGTCTGCGGCGCCCTCGTCGAGCGGATCTCCGGCCGGCGGCTCGATGCATACTTCCGCGAACGCATCTTCGAACCGCTCGGCATGACCGACACCGCCTTCTTCGTCCCGCCCGAGAAGCAGGAGCGGTTCGCTGCCAACTACCAGCGCCAGCCCGATAAGACGCTCAAGCTCATCGACGACCCCGAGACCAGCAGCTACCTCCGCGAGCCGTCGTTCCTCTCTGGCGGGGGCGGGCTGGTCGGCACAACCCGCGATTACTTGCGCTTCTGCGAAATGCTCCGCCGCGGGGGCGAACTCGATGGCGCCCGCATCATCAGCAGCCGCACGCTCGAACTGATGACCCGCAGCCACCTGCCCGGCGGCCAGGACCTCACCAGCCTCGCAATCGGCGCCTTCTCGGAGACCGCGAACGAGGGCGTCGGCTTCGGTCTCGGCTTCGCCGTCACCCTCGATGCCGCCCGCGCCGGCACCCTCGGCGAGGGCGACTACTACTGGGGCGGCGCCGCCTCCACCATCTTCTGGGTCGACCCCCGCGAAGACCTCGTCTGCATCTTCATGACCCAGCTCATGCCGTCAGGCACCTTCAACTTCCGCGGCCAGCTCAAGAACCTCATCTACTCCGCTATCGACTGAGCCCCGCCCCTTCAACCTCCTCCCTCGTCCCTCCCCCCAGTCAATAGATGGTTAAGATGACATTGACAACCCATGCAGCACGAACTAGGCTCGGATGACCGGACTCGGCGGAGGGTTTTGATGTTGAAGACGGTAATCCAGCATAGCTTCAGGGAAGCGCGGTCCCGGCTCCAGTGGATCGCTTTGCTCGCGACTGTTCTCCTCTTCGCGGGCGCCTCTCCGGCAGGCGCCGGTCCCGCGACAGTTACGCTGAACGCCGGCGGATGCATCGGGTACGGCCAGTCCTGGCTCAGCTACCCTGCCGGATACACGGGAACCACTGGCTGCAGCGGGAGTTCCCGCTACCTCTCGGGCACCGTGGTTCAACAGAACGGAACCTCACGCACGCTTGCCGGCGGGTGGTATTCCGGGGACATCGTCTGGGGCAACATCGGCAATCCATCACCGGTAACCGCTGCGGCCGGGACGCATGCCCTGCAGTTCATCACCGCATTCGATGGCTACTACGGCACCAACACCTGGTAACGGAGGGTACGCAGTGCGCCGCATCATCTTCACGCTTGGCATCTTCACGGCCGCAGCCGTCGCCGGTACATGGCTGTTCTTCACCGGCGGGTCCCCGGCAGCCGACGCCAGCCCCGGCTCGCTCGACCGGGATGGCCGCGTCGTTGTCTGGCCCGGCCAGGCCGAACTCGCCCGCAGCGAGGGCGACCTCCTTGCCGCCGAAATCCTCTCGGATGGCCGGCTGTCATACGAGGAGTACGATCGCGTGACCCGCGCGTTCGTCGCCTGCGTCGAGGCCCGGGGCGGCCAGCTTGCACGCCCGCTGGTCCCCGGCCCGCTCCAGGTGTACGCCATCGAGTTCGCCTTCCCGCCCCGGGCCGAGGGCGATGCCGCCATCGCTGCCGCAAGCCAGGCAGCGGTCGACGCCTGCGCCTCGCCGACCTACGCCCGCATCAGCGCCATCTGGTCCCAGGCGCACCAGCCGTCGCCGGCGCAGCTGCGTGACGCTCACGTTCAGCTCGTCGGCTGCCTGCGCGCCGAGGGCCTCGAGATTCCCGAAGCCGCTGCCGCCGGCGGCAGCCTCCTTCCCTTCGTCCGGGATGACATGGACGCCTTCGTCCGCTGCTCCGGGCCCGTGAGCGACGCACTCGGCATGTCTCCCGCCTACTTCGCCGGCACCTGACCTCACCCCCACCAGGCACCCCACCCCAGGGAGGAGGGACCCCCGCCCCTCCCTTCTTCCCCACCCTGGGATGAGGGAGGAGGAGCCCGGCCCCGGCTGTCACCCGTCCCCGAGGGAGGAGGGACCCCCGCCCCTCCCTTCTTCCCCACCCAGGGATGAGGGAGGAGGGTGCCCGGCCCCGGCTGTCACCCGTCCCCCAGCGCGGAGGTTGGAGCTTGAAGGTTGAAGCTTGACCGAATAGGCGCGCCGGCCACCCTTGCTGCCAGCTCCCAGCTCCCAGCTCCCAGCTCCCCGCTCCCTCCTCCCTCGGTGGGGCAGCTGGGCCGGGCGGGGCTCCCTCCTCCCTTCTCCCTCCTCCCTCGGTGGGGCAGCTGGGCCGGGCGGGGCTCCCTCCTCCCTTCTCCCTCCTCCCTCGGTGGGGCAGCTGGGCCGGGCGGGGCTCCCTCCTCCCTCCTCCCTTGGCGGGGCAGCTGGGCCGGGCGGGGCTCCCTCCTCCCTCCTCCCTCCTCCCTTGGCGGGGCAGCTGGGCCGGGCGGGGCTCCCTTCTCCCTCCTCCCTCCTCCCTTGGCGGGGCAGCTGGGCCGGGCGGGGCTCCCTTCTCCCTCCTCCCTCCTCCCTTGGCGGGGCAGCTGGGCCGGGCGGGGCTCCCTTCTCCCTCCTCCCTTGGCGGGGCAGCTGGGCCGGGCGGGGCTCCCTTCTCCCTCCTCCCTTGGCGGGGCAGCTGGGCCGGGCGGGGCTCCCTTCTCCCTCCTCCCTTCTCCCTCGGGGCGGTGGGGGGCGGCCGGGGCGGGGCTCCCTCTTACCGCGTAATCGCGTCTACCTCCGCCAGCTCCTCCGCCGTCAGCCGCCACGCGGCCGCCGCCACGTTCTGGTCCACCTGCTCCGGGCGCGTCGCGCCCGCAATCACGCTCCCCACGTGCGGCTGGCTCGCCAGCCACCCGATCGCCAGGTCCACCATCCCCTTCCCCCGCGCCTGCGCGAACGCCTCCAGCTTCTCCAGGATCGCGAAATTCCGGTCCGTCAGTACCCGCGCCGCCATCGGCCCCGCGTTCGCCAGCCGCGTGCCCGCCGGGAGCTCCTCCCCCTTCCGGTACTTCCCGGTCAGGAAACCGCTCGCCAGCGGGAAGTAGGGCAGGATGCTCAGCCCGTAGGCGTTGCACGCCGGCACCAGCTCCGCCTCGATCCGCCGGTCGAGCAGGTTGTACTCGTTCTGCGCCGAAATGAACGGCGTCACATTCAGCCGCTGCGCCACGAAGTGCGCCTCCGCCGCCTGCCAGGCCGCAAAGTTCGAATGCCCGATGTACCGCACCTTCCCCTGCCGCACCAGGTCGTCCAGCGCCCGCAGCGTCTCCTCGATCGGCGTGTGCGGGTCCGGCCGGTGCACCTGGTACAGGTCGATGTAGTCCGTATCCAGCCGCCGCAGCGAATCCTCCACCGCCTGCATGATGTACTTCCGCGAGGCGCCCATCCGGTGCGGCCCCTCGCCCATCTTCATCCCGAACTTCGTCGCAATGACCACCTTCTCCCGGTGGCCCTTCAGGATTTTTCCGAGGAACTCCTCCGAGCGGCCGCCCCCGCCGTACACATCCGCCGTGTCGAACAGCGTGATCCCGAGGTCGAGCGCGCGGTGCACCACCGCCTTCGAATGCTCGAAATCGCAGCGGATGCCGAAGTTGTTGCAGCCGAGCCCCACGAGCGATACCTCGAGGCCCGACCGGCCGAGATGCCGGAATTCCATGCTGGTTGCTCCTGCGAATGTGCTGGTGGCGCGAAGTATACGCGCCAGGCGGCCCGCTTCTGCCCGCGCCCGCCCCGATTGTTCCTGCTACGCTAACCAAATGCTCGAGCTCCCGGCCAGCCCGGCCCCCGCCGGCGGCCCCTTCGCCTCCCTCCGCTACCAGCAGTTCCGCTGGCTCTTCGCCTCCAACATCGCCTTCTTCTTCGCGATGAACGGCCAGTTCGTCGTGCGCTCCGTCCTCGCCTACCGGCTCACCGGCAGCGAACTCGCCCTCGGCCTCATCAACCTCGTCGTCGCCATCCCGATGCTCGTCGTCTCCCCCTTCGGCGGCGTCGTCGCCGACCGCGTCGAAAAGCGCCGGCTGATCATGACCGGCCAGGCCGTCCTCGTCGCCTCCGAGCTGGCCGTCTTCGTCCTCCTCGTCCTCGGCCTGCTCGAGTTCTGGCACCTGCTCGCCGCGGTCTTCGTCATGGGCTGCACCTTCCCGTTCATCATGCCGGCGCGGCAGGCGATCGTCGCCAGCATCGTCGGCCGCCAGGGCATGGCGAACGCCATGGCCCTCCAGATGGGCGGCATGAACGCCGCCCGCGTCGTCGGCCCGGTCCTCGCCGGGCTGATCATCGCCGTCGCCGGCGTTCGCTGGGTCTACGCCGTCGCCGTCACCCTCTACGCCCTCGCCTTCTTCTCCATGGCCCACGTCCACCGCGCGCCCCCGCCGACGGCGCCCGCGGGCGCCCGGTCTGGTCCGAGCTGCTCGGCGGGCTCCGCTACGCCGCCGGCGACCCGCCCGTGCGGGCCCTCCTTCTCCTTTCGATCATTCCTATCCTGCTCGCCATGCCGTTCCAGGCGCTCCTCGTCGTCTTCGCCGATGACGTCTGGCACGTCGGCGCCGGCGGGCTCGGCGTCCTCCAGGCCGCGGCCGGGCTCGGCGGCATCGCCGGCTCCTTCTGGGTCGCCTTCACCAGCGAGTCCCCCCGCAAGCTCCGCCTGATGATGAGCACCCTCCTCGCCTTCGCCGGGAGCCTCCTCCTCTTCTCCCTCAGCCCCTGGTTCCTGCTCGCGCTCCCGCTCGTCTTCGCCGCCGATGTCTTCGCCAGCGCCTTCACCACCACGGTGAACACGCTGATCCAGGTGCTGATCCCCGATGAGGTCCGCGGCCGGGTGATGAGCCTGATGATGATGACCTTCGGCCTCACCCCGCTCGGCACCGTCCCCGTCAGCGCCCTCGCCGAAGCGCTCGGTGCGCCCGCGGCCGTGGCGATCGCCTCGGTGGTGACCGTCGCGCTCTCCCTGGCCCTGCTGGCCGCCAGCCGGGCGCTGCGCGGCATCGACAGCACCGTCGCCCGCGCCCTCGAAGCCGAGGCGACCGCCGCCGCACCTGGCTTCCGCCCCGGCGCTCCGCCCGGCGCCCCCGCGTGGGGCGGCCGCGCCCCCGATGTCGGCTAGTCCGCCGCCGGCGGCTGCTCGAACCGCTCGTAGATCAGGTCCGCTTCCTTCGACAGCAGGTCGCGCAGGCTCTGCAGCATCCGCTCCGCATCGTGCCGGATGGTGTGCAGGCCCTGGAGGTCGCCCTCTTCCACCCGGCGGACCTCCACCTGCAGGTCGGCGGCCTCCGCTTCGAGCCGGCGGAGCTGGGCCGCCAGCTGCCGGAGCCGCGGTTCGGTCCACGGCGCATCGCGCAGGATCTCGGCGTAGAGCCCGTCGGCCCGTTCCACCTCCAGCCGGTGCTCGCGCAGCGCCTCGATCACCTTCGCCAGCTCCTGCCCTACCCGCTCAGCCCACGCGCGTTCACGCATCGGCTGGGGCCGCCGCAGCGCCGCGAGGAGCGCATCCTGCGCGACGAGCAGGCCGTTCTGCGTCCGCTCTGCCCCGGCCAGGGCCGATTGCTGGAGGTCGGTCAGTGCCGGTGTTCCCCTGCCGGTCATGGACATCACCTCCCGCTCGTGCAGGATACGGCCCGGGGGTACGCCGCCCGTGCCGCACCTCATTGTAAAGAGTCGATGGCCCCGGGTCAGGGCTGGATGGCGATCGCGGCCGCCCAGAGCAGCGCATGCCAGAGCGCAAACCGGGCGGTCGCCTTCAGCACGGGGTTCAGGTCGCGCCCGCTCGTCCCGCCGAGCACCTGCCGCAGGTTCGGCCACGCGAGCACACCGGCCGCAGCCGCCGCCGCTGCCCCCAGCGGCGCGTCACCGGCCACCGTCGCCGCGGCAGGCACCGCCAGCGCAACGCCCAGCAGCACGGCGAACCACCAGCGCGTCCCCCGGTCGCCGAGCACCACCCCGAGCGTCACCTTGCCGGTCCGCCGGTCGGTGGGGATGTCGCGCAGGTTGTTCACCACGAGGATCGTCGTCACCGTCGCCCCGACCGGCACCGCCGCCCAGAAGCTGAACCAGGTGAGCTCCCCCGCCTGCACGTAGTACGTCCCCATCACGGCCACGAGCCCGAAGAAGACGAACGTGAACAGGTCACCGAGCGCGTGGTACCCCACCGGCCACGGCCCGCCGGTGTAGATTACCGCCGCGACGATGCTCGCAAGGCCGACCGCCACAATCGGCCAGCCGCCAACCCATGCCAGGTAAATGCCGACCACGAATGCCATGCCGAACGACGCCGCCATCCCGGCCTTCAG from Tepidiforma thermophila encodes the following:
- a CDS encoding aldo/keto reductase; its protein translation is MEFRHLGRSGLEVSLVGLGCNNFGIRCDFEHSKAVVHRALDLGITLFDTADVYGGGGRSEEFLGKILKGHREKVVIATKFGMKMGEGPHRMGASRKYIMQAVEDSLRRLDTDYIDLYQVHRPDPHTPIEETLRALDDLVRQGKVRYIGHSNFAAWQAAEAHFVAQRLNVTPFISAQNEYNLLDRRIEAELVPACNAYGLSILPYFPLASGFLTGKYRKGEELPAGTRLANAGPMAARVLTDRNFAILEKLEAFAQARGKGMVDLAIGWLASQPHVGSVIAGATRPEQVDQNVAAAAWRLTAEELAEVDAITR
- a CDS encoding PSP1 domain-containing protein, whose translation is MPERPPRVAGVRFRNAGKIFYFHAAGLRLEPGEYVVVETVRGPEIARVVIAPDQVVVDELPRDELKPILRLATEADIRRADELHRRAQELLPEARRLGGETGFPARIDAASFTLDGKRLTFSFTSEERLDYREFVRRASQQFNARVEMHQMGARDRARLAGGYGICGRELCCASWLETFPSISIRMAKDQELPLNPQKISGLCGRLLCCLSYEDEGYREMRKSLPKVGQRCSTPTGEGKVVAINILKRQVTLLVDGQRIEVGDRDLGTVVRWDPSSKSAPPPPSIAREEAIALGLIEPDAEDLAETPAEELETAFEPGPGRGRLPGGGPRRIVPARPAKAEPAAPPPAQAPPAASRPRRPRGSAESAQQPGAARPAQPAAGPQPPAGRLFRRAGSGQQQPPPPGEPPAHAEGTSAGASRRRRRRRGRGGGQQPAPGED
- a CDS encoding serine hydrolase domain-containing protein, producing METSPRSAGFSPARLDRITAHLERHYIEPGKIAGCQLLVARHGIPAYFRSFGFMDRERRRPMRDDTIFRIYSMTKPITSVALMQLFEEARFMLNDPVARYLPSWEHQRVWVSGDGDEMETKAPNRPVSFRHVLSHTAGLTYGATNHPVDKAYRRLGIQRGPGETLDTFVEKLGRAPLRYEPGERWMYSFATDVCGALVERISGRRLDAYFRERIFEPLGMTDTAFFVPPEKQERFAANYQRQPDKTLKLIDDPETSSYLREPSFLSGGGGLVGTTRDYLRFCEMLRRGGELDGARIISSRTLELMTRSHLPGGQDLTSLAIGAFSETANEGVGFGLGFAVTLDAARAGTLGEGDYYWGGAASTIFWVDPREDLVCIFMTQLMPSGTFNFRGQLKNLIYSAID
- a CDS encoding MFS transporter, translating into MRALLLLSIIPILLAMPFQALLVVFADDVWHVGAGGLGVLQAAAGLGGIAGSFWVAFTSESPRKLRLMMSTLLAFAGSLLLFSLSPWFLLALPLVFAADVFASAFTTTVNTLIQVLIPDEVRGRVMSLMMMTFGLTPLGTVPVSALAEALGAPAAVAIASVVTVALSLALLAASRALRGIDSTVARALEAEATAAAPGFRPGAPPGAPAWGGRAPDVG
- a CDS encoding ATP-binding protein, with translation MEQVIGHADLRRELAALAASPEPPHALLFAGPESTGRAVLARYLAMLLNCEALHPPPAAGASLFGDALPPAASAPGEPCGACRACRLILEGAHPDVITVAPGDTLCRPREGESHPAHPDSADIRICQVRGITELVARYPFEARTRVIIIDPADRLALYAAPALLKTLEEPPGHTVFVLVTAAPDRLLETIISRCRRIDVRPVARAEIEAGLLARGVDPRIAAEAAAAARGRPGRALAFVADPDLMGQRSRILERCAQLAAAGIPARFDYARTLAERWRGDQAAVRFELECWEAFWEERLRRAAASGAREELAGPLEALRAVAAAREHLLANVQARPAFDLMLLRFPRVTLEPSTEEELPAHA
- a CDS encoding 1,4-dihydroxy-2-naphthoate polyprenyltransferase gives rise to the protein MTAAAAGTRPGRLQAWRMAARLPTLTAAAAPVAVGTAAAVRDDAFAPLPALAALFGALCLQVGANFANDVFDHERGADTPDRLGPPRASQLGLLTPRELKAGMAASFGMAFVVGIYLAWVGGWPIVAVGLASIVAAVIYTGGPWPVGYHALGDLFTFVFFGLVAVMGTYYVQAGELTWFSFWAAVPVGATVTTILVVNNLRDIPTDRRTGKVTLGVVLGDRGTRWWFAVLLGVALAVPAAATVAGDAPLGAAAAAAAGVLAWPNLRQVLGGTSGRDLNPVLKATARFALWHALLWAAAIAIQP
- a CDS encoding DUF302 domain-containing protein, with product MTATIEQLTFGLRRETGLPFHQAVEAVREALKAQGFGVLTEIDVQATLKAKLGAEMPPYLILGACNPPLAHRALSANPEVGMLLPCNVVVRDTGRGIVVEAMDPVAAMSIVQDAEVAEVAKQAREKLAAALAALE